Proteins co-encoded in one Carassius carassius chromosome 35, fCarCar2.1, whole genome shotgun sequence genomic window:
- the pdia4 gene encoding protein disulfide-isomerase A4 isoform X1 has translation MMKKITLLLIVLLGVTHFILPSRCEEDVKDDSAEDLGEEDDDDDDDDDDDDDADDTEVKEENGVLVLTDKNFDTFIEGKDTVLVEFYAPWCGHCKQFAPEYEKIAQTLKENDPPIPVAKVDATKASALGSRFEVSGYPTIKILKKGEALDYDGDRSEHAIVERVKEVAQPDWKPPPEATLVLTKDNFDDVVNNADIILVEFYAPWCGHCKRLAPEYEKAAKELSNRSPPIPLAKVDATAESDLATRFGVSGYPTLKIFRKGKAFDYNGPREKFGIVDYMSDQAGPPSKQVQTLKQVQELIRDGEDSVIVGVFSSEEDSAYEIYQEACNSLREDYKFMHTFNNEVAKFLKASPGQAVMLQPEKFRSKYEPASHSLTIKDSTPASEVQEFFKKHILPLVGHRKQSNDAKRYTTRPLVVVYYGVDFSFDYRVATQFWRSKVLEVAKDFPEYTFAIADEEDYADELKSLGLSESGEEVNVGLLGEGGKKYAMEPEEFDSDVLRSFVTAFKKGKLKPIVKSQPIPKSNKGPVKVVVGKTFDDIVLDTKKDVLIEFYAPWCGHCKKLEPDYTALGKKYKNEKNLVIAKMDATANDVPHDSYKVEGFPTIYFAPSGNKQNPVKFEGGKRDLEELSKFVEEHATKLAQKKDEL, from the exons ATGATGAAGAAGATAACACTTCTTTTGATTGTGCTGCTTGGAGTGACACACTTCATATTGCCAAGCCGATGCGAAGAAGATGTCAAAGATG ATTCAGCAGAAGATCTTGgagaagaagatgatgatgatgatgacgacgatgatgatgatgatgatgcagatGACACTGAAGTAAAGGAGGAGAATGGGGTGCTGGTCCTGACGGATAAAAACTTTGATACCTTCATAGAGGGCAAAGACACTGTTCTGGTGGAGTTCTATGCACCATG GTGTGGCCACTGCAAACAGTTCGCTCCGGAATATGAGAAGATCGCTCAGACACTAAAGGAGAATGACCCACCGATTCCTGTGGCAAAGGTTGATGCCACTAAGGCTAGTGCACTGGGCAGTAGATTTGAAGTTTCTGGATATCCCACCATCAAAATACTTAAAAAGGGGGAGGCGCTGGACTATGATGGGGATCGAAGTGAGCACG cCATTGTGGAACGGGTTAAAGAAGTTGCCCAACCAGACTGGAAACCTCCCCCGGAGGCCACCCTGGTCTTGACTAAGGATAATTTTGATGATGTGGTGAACAATGCAGACATTATTCTGGTGGAGTTTTATGCACCCTG GTGTGGCCATTGTAAGAGACTTGCACCGGAGTATGAAAAGGCTGCTAAAGAGCTCAGCAATCGCAGCCCTCCAATTCCACTGGCTAAAGTTGATGCCACTGCAGAGAGTGATTTAGCAACGCGCTTTGGTGTTTCTGGCTACCCAACTCTTAAAATCTTCAGAAAGGGCAAGGCTTTCGACTACAATGGACCACGTGAGAAGTTTG GTATCGTTGATTACATGTCAGACCAGGCTGGTCCTCCATCAAAGCAGGTGCAGACTCTAAAACAGGTTCAGGAGCTCATCAGAGATGGTGAAGATTCTGTGATCGTAGGTGTTTTCTCCAGTGAAGAAGATTCAGCATATGAGATCTATCAAGAAGCAT GTAATTCTCTAAGAGAAGACTACAAATTTATGCATACGTTCAATAATGAAGTAGCAAAATTCCTCAAGGCTTCACCTGGACAAGCAGTCATGCTCCAGCCAGAGAAGTTTAGGTCTAAATATGAGCCAGCGTCTCATTCACTAACAATTAAA gacTCCACACCTGCTTCAGAAGTTCAGGAATTTTTCAAGAAACACATACTACCTTTGGTTGGGCACAGAAAGCAGAGCAATGATGCAAAGAGATACACCACACGACCTCTTGTGGTTGTTTATTATGGAGTAGACTTCAGTTTTGATTACAGAGTTG CCACACAGTTTTGGAGGAGCAAAGTGCTTGAAGTCGCAAAGGACTTCCCAGAGTACACGTTTGCTATCGCGGATGAGGAAGACTATGCTGATGAATTGAAGAGTCTTGGGCTCAGTGAAAGCGGGGAGGAGGTGAATGTTGGCCTTCTCGGTGAGGGAGGGAAAAAATATGCCATGGAGCCAGAGGAGTTTGACTCTGATGTGCTCCGAAGCTTTGTCACGGCCTTCAAAAAAG GTAAGCTGAAACCTATTGTAAAGTCTCAGCCTATTCCCAAGAGCAACAAAGGACCAGTGAAGGTTGTGGTGGGTAAGACTTTTGATGACATTGTGTTGGATACAAAGAAAGATGTCCTCATCGAGTTTTATGCACCATGGTGTGGCCACTGTAAAAAGCTGGAGCCAGATTATACAGCTCTGGGAAAGAAATACAAGAATGAGAAGAATCTTGTCATTGCCAAAATGGATGCCACTGCTAATGATGTGCCTCATGACAGTTATAAAGTAGAAGGTTTCCCTACCATCTACTTTGCACCCAGCGGCAACAAGCAGAACCCAGTCAAATTTGAAGGCGGCAAAAGGGACCTGGAGGAATTAAGCAAATTTGTGGAAGAACATGCCACAAAATTAGCACAGAAAAAAGATGAGCTCTAA
- the pdia4 gene encoding protein disulfide-isomerase A4 isoform X2, producing MMKKITLLLIVLLGVTHFILPSRCEEDVKDEDLGEEDDDDDDDDDDDDDADDTEVKEENGVLVLTDKNFDTFIEGKDTVLVEFYAPWCGHCKQFAPEYEKIAQTLKENDPPIPVAKVDATKASALGSRFEVSGYPTIKILKKGEALDYDGDRSEHAIVERVKEVAQPDWKPPPEATLVLTKDNFDDVVNNADIILVEFYAPWCGHCKRLAPEYEKAAKELSNRSPPIPLAKVDATAESDLATRFGVSGYPTLKIFRKGKAFDYNGPREKFGIVDYMSDQAGPPSKQVQTLKQVQELIRDGEDSVIVGVFSSEEDSAYEIYQEACNSLREDYKFMHTFNNEVAKFLKASPGQAVMLQPEKFRSKYEPASHSLTIKDSTPASEVQEFFKKHILPLVGHRKQSNDAKRYTTRPLVVVYYGVDFSFDYRVATQFWRSKVLEVAKDFPEYTFAIADEEDYADELKSLGLSESGEEVNVGLLGEGGKKYAMEPEEFDSDVLRSFVTAFKKGKLKPIVKSQPIPKSNKGPVKVVVGKTFDDIVLDTKKDVLIEFYAPWCGHCKKLEPDYTALGKKYKNEKNLVIAKMDATANDVPHDSYKVEGFPTIYFAPSGNKQNPVKFEGGKRDLEELSKFVEEHATKLAQKKDEL from the exons ATGATGAAGAAGATAACACTTCTTTTGATTGTGCTGCTTGGAGTGACACACTTCATATTGCCAAGCCGATGCGAAGAAGATGTCAAAGATG AAGATCTTGgagaagaagatgatgatgatgatgacgacgatgatgatgatgatgatgcagatGACACTGAAGTAAAGGAGGAGAATGGGGTGCTGGTCCTGACGGATAAAAACTTTGATACCTTCATAGAGGGCAAAGACACTGTTCTGGTGGAGTTCTATGCACCATG GTGTGGCCACTGCAAACAGTTCGCTCCGGAATATGAGAAGATCGCTCAGACACTAAAGGAGAATGACCCACCGATTCCTGTGGCAAAGGTTGATGCCACTAAGGCTAGTGCACTGGGCAGTAGATTTGAAGTTTCTGGATATCCCACCATCAAAATACTTAAAAAGGGGGAGGCGCTGGACTATGATGGGGATCGAAGTGAGCACG cCATTGTGGAACGGGTTAAAGAAGTTGCCCAACCAGACTGGAAACCTCCCCCGGAGGCCACCCTGGTCTTGACTAAGGATAATTTTGATGATGTGGTGAACAATGCAGACATTATTCTGGTGGAGTTTTATGCACCCTG GTGTGGCCATTGTAAGAGACTTGCACCGGAGTATGAAAAGGCTGCTAAAGAGCTCAGCAATCGCAGCCCTCCAATTCCACTGGCTAAAGTTGATGCCACTGCAGAGAGTGATTTAGCAACGCGCTTTGGTGTTTCTGGCTACCCAACTCTTAAAATCTTCAGAAAGGGCAAGGCTTTCGACTACAATGGACCACGTGAGAAGTTTG GTATCGTTGATTACATGTCAGACCAGGCTGGTCCTCCATCAAAGCAGGTGCAGACTCTAAAACAGGTTCAGGAGCTCATCAGAGATGGTGAAGATTCTGTGATCGTAGGTGTTTTCTCCAGTGAAGAAGATTCAGCATATGAGATCTATCAAGAAGCAT GTAATTCTCTAAGAGAAGACTACAAATTTATGCATACGTTCAATAATGAAGTAGCAAAATTCCTCAAGGCTTCACCTGGACAAGCAGTCATGCTCCAGCCAGAGAAGTTTAGGTCTAAATATGAGCCAGCGTCTCATTCACTAACAATTAAA gacTCCACACCTGCTTCAGAAGTTCAGGAATTTTTCAAGAAACACATACTACCTTTGGTTGGGCACAGAAAGCAGAGCAATGATGCAAAGAGATACACCACACGACCTCTTGTGGTTGTTTATTATGGAGTAGACTTCAGTTTTGATTACAGAGTTG CCACACAGTTTTGGAGGAGCAAAGTGCTTGAAGTCGCAAAGGACTTCCCAGAGTACACGTTTGCTATCGCGGATGAGGAAGACTATGCTGATGAATTGAAGAGTCTTGGGCTCAGTGAAAGCGGGGAGGAGGTGAATGTTGGCCTTCTCGGTGAGGGAGGGAAAAAATATGCCATGGAGCCAGAGGAGTTTGACTCTGATGTGCTCCGAAGCTTTGTCACGGCCTTCAAAAAAG GTAAGCTGAAACCTATTGTAAAGTCTCAGCCTATTCCCAAGAGCAACAAAGGACCAGTGAAGGTTGTGGTGGGTAAGACTTTTGATGACATTGTGTTGGATACAAAGAAAGATGTCCTCATCGAGTTTTATGCACCATGGTGTGGCCACTGTAAAAAGCTGGAGCCAGATTATACAGCTCTGGGAAAGAAATACAAGAATGAGAAGAATCTTGTCATTGCCAAAATGGATGCCACTGCTAATGATGTGCCTCATGACAGTTATAAAGTAGAAGGTTTCCCTACCATCTACTTTGCACCCAGCGGCAACAAGCAGAACCCAGTCAAATTTGAAGGCGGCAAAAGGGACCTGGAGGAATTAAGCAAATTTGTGGAAGAACATGCCACAAAATTAGCACAGAAAAAAGATGAGCTCTAA
- the ezh2 gene encoding histone-lysine N-methyltransferase EZH2 isoform X2 — protein sequence MGLTGRKSEKGPVCWKRRVKSEYMRLRQLKRFRRADESMFSSNRQKILERTDILNQEWKLRRIQPVHIMTPVSSLRGTRECTVDSGFSEFSRQVIPLKTLNAVASVPVMYSWSPLQQNFMVEDETVLHNIPYMGDEILDQDGTFIEELIKNYDGKVHGDRECGFINDEIFVELVNALNQYSDNEEDDEEEDQHDCKFEKMDLCDGKDDVEDSHKDQLNSESHNNDRSKKFPSDKIFEAISSMFPDKGSTEELKEKYKELTEQQLPGALPPECTPNIDGPNAKSVQREQSLHSFHTLFCRRCFKYDCFLHPFHATPNTYKRKNMENLVDSKPCGIYCYMYMVQDGMVREYPAGVVAERPKTPSKRTVGRRRGRLPNSNSNSRPSTPTVNSETKDTDSDREGGADGTDCNDKDDDDKKDETTSSSEANSRCQTPVKLKLSSEPPENVDWSGAEASLFRVLIGTYYDNFCAIARLIGTKTCRQVYEFRVKESSIIARAPAVDENTPQRKKKRKHRLWATHCRKIQLKKDGSSNHVYNYQPCDHPRQPCDSSCPCVTAQNFCEKFCQCSSECQNRFPGCRCKAQCNTKQCPCYLAVRECDPDLCLTCGAAEHWDSKNVSCKNCSIQRGAKKHLLLAPSDVAGWGIFIKEPVQKNEFISEYCGEIISQDEADRRGKVYDKYMCSFLFNLNNDFVVDATRKGNKIRFANHSVNPNCYAKVMMVNGDHRIGIFAKRAIQTGEELFFDYRYSQADALKYVGIEREMEIP from the exons ATGGGATTGACCGGGAGGAAATCGGAGAAGGGTCCTGTTTGCTGGAAGCGGAGAGTGAAGTCTGAGTACATGCGACTGCGGCAGCTCAAACGTTTCAGGAGGGCAGACGAG AGCATGTTCAGCTCCAACAGACAGAAGATTTTGGAGCGTACAGACATATTGAACCAGGAATGGAAACTGAGACGGATACAGCCTGTTCATATAATGACACCTGTGAGCTCCTTGCGAGGGACTAGAGAG TGCACTGTTGACAGTGGATTCTCTGAGTTCTCCAGACAAGTCATTCCTCTCAAAACACTGAATGCTGTGGCCTCTGTGCCTGTCATGTACTCTTGGTCTCCACTCCAGCAAAACTTCATG GTTGAAGATGAGACTGTATTGCACAACATCCCTTACATGGGTGATGAAATCCTTGATCAAGACGGCACCTTCATTGAAGAACTTATTAAAAATTATGATGGAAAAGTTCATGGAGATAGAG AGTGTGGTTTCATAAATGATGAGATCTTTGTGGAGCTAGTGAATGCACTCAATCAGTACAGTGATAATGAGGAagatgatgaagaggaggatCAGCATGATTGCAAGTTTGAGAAGATGGACCTCTGTGATGGAAAAGATGATGTTGAAGACTCTCACAAAGACCAGCTTAATTCAGAAA GTCACAACAATGACAGATCAAAGAAGTTTCCATCTGATAAAATCTTTGAAGCCATTTCTTCCATGTTCCCTGATAAAGGTTCAACTGAAGAACTCAAAGAAAA ATATAAAGAACTCACTGAGCAGCAGCTTCCAGGGGCTCTTCCTCCTGAATGCACCCCCAACATTGATGGACCAAATGCTAAATCAGTGCAAAGAGAGCAGAGTCTTCACTCCTTCCATACACTCTTCTGCAGGCGTTGCTTCAAATATGACTGTTTCCTTCACC CTTTCCATGCAACTCCAAACACATACAAGCGTAAGAATATGGAGAATCTGGTGGACAGCAAACCATGTGGAATTTATTGCTACATGTATATGGTTCAG GATGGCATGGTTAGGGAATACCCAGCAGGTGTGGTTGCTGAGCGTCCCAAGACCCCTTCTAAACGCACAGTTGGCCGACGCAGAGGAAGACTCCCGAACAGCAACAGCAACAGTAGACCCAGCACCCCAACAGTTAACAGTGAGACTAAAGACACAGACAGTGATCGAGAGGGAGGGGCAGATGGAACCGACTGTAATGATAAAGATGATGATGACAAAAAGGATGAGACCACCAGCTCCTCAG agGCGAACTCCCGCTGTCAGACTCCAGTGAAGCTGAAGTTGAGCTCCGAGCCTCCTGAGAATGTGGACTGGAGCGGCGCTGAGGCCTCTCTCTTCAGAGTGCTTATCGGCACTTACTATGACAACTTCTGCGCTATCGCCAGACTCATCGGCACAAAGACCTGCAGACAG GTTTATGAATTCAGGGTAAAAGAATCTAGCATCATTGCACGTGCACCTGCTGTTGATGAAAACACTCCTCaaaggaagaagaagaggaaacacag GTTGTGGGCTACTCATTGTCGGAAAATTCAACTAAAGAAAG ATGGCTCCTCCAATCATGTGTACAATTACCAGCCTTGTGACCACCCGCGCCAGCCATGTGACAGTTCTTGCCCTTGTGTCACTGCCCAAAACTTCTGTGAGAAGTTCTGCCAGTGTAGCTCGGAAT GTCAGAACCGGTTTCCAGGCTGCCGCTGTAAGGCTCAGTGTAACACCAAGCAGTGTCCCTGTTACCTGGCTGTACGAGAGTGTGACCCTGACCTGTGCCTCACCTGTGGGGCGGCTGAACACTGGGACAGTAAAAACGTCTCCTGCAAGAACTGTAGTATTCAGAGAGGAGCAAAGAAG cactTGCTACTGGCTCCGTCTGATGTGGCCGGATGGGGAATTTTCATCAAAGAGCCTGTTCAGAAAAATGAGTTCATCTCCGAGTACTGTGGGGAG ATTATCTCCCAGGATGAGGCCGACCGCAGAGGCAAAGTGTATGACAAATACATGTGCAGCTTCCTGTTCAATCTTAACAATG ATTTTGTTGTTGATGCAACTAGGAAAGGAAACAAGATCAGGTTTGCCAACCACTCTGTGAACCCCAACTGCTATGCAAAGG TGATGATGGTTAATGGAGATCACAGGATTGGCATATTTGCTAAGAGAGCCATACAGACTGGAGAGGAACTATTCTTTGACTAcag ATACAGTCAAGCTGACGCTCTGAAATATGTAGGTATTGAACGTGAAATGGAAATTCCATAA
- the ezh2 gene encoding histone-lysine N-methyltransferase EZH2 isoform X1, whose amino-acid sequence MGLTGRKSEKGPVCWKRRVKSEYMRLRQLKRFRRADEVKSMFSSNRQKILERTDILNQEWKLRRIQPVHIMTPVSSLRGTRECTVDSGFSEFSRQVIPLKTLNAVASVPVMYSWSPLQQNFMVEDETVLHNIPYMGDEILDQDGTFIEELIKNYDGKVHGDRECGFINDEIFVELVNALNQYSDNEEDDEEEDQHDCKFEKMDLCDGKDDVEDSHKDQLNSESHNNDRSKKFPSDKIFEAISSMFPDKGSTEELKEKYKELTEQQLPGALPPECTPNIDGPNAKSVQREQSLHSFHTLFCRRCFKYDCFLHPFHATPNTYKRKNMENLVDSKPCGIYCYMYMVQDGMVREYPAGVVAERPKTPSKRTVGRRRGRLPNSNSNSRPSTPTVNSETKDTDSDREGGADGTDCNDKDDDDKKDETTSSSEANSRCQTPVKLKLSSEPPENVDWSGAEASLFRVLIGTYYDNFCAIARLIGTKTCRQVYEFRVKESSIIARAPAVDENTPQRKKKRKHRLWATHCRKIQLKKDGSSNHVYNYQPCDHPRQPCDSSCPCVTAQNFCEKFCQCSSECQNRFPGCRCKAQCNTKQCPCYLAVRECDPDLCLTCGAAEHWDSKNVSCKNCSIQRGAKKHLLLAPSDVAGWGIFIKEPVQKNEFISEYCGEIISQDEADRRGKVYDKYMCSFLFNLNNDFVVDATRKGNKIRFANHSVNPNCYAKVMMVNGDHRIGIFAKRAIQTGEELFFDYRYSQADALKYVGIEREMEIP is encoded by the exons ATGGGATTGACCGGGAGGAAATCGGAGAAGGGTCCTGTTTGCTGGAAGCGGAGAGTGAAGTCTGAGTACATGCGACTGCGGCAGCTCAAACGTTTCAGGAGGGCAGACGAGGTCAAG AGCATGTTCAGCTCCAACAGACAGAAGATTTTGGAGCGTACAGACATATTGAACCAGGAATGGAAACTGAGACGGATACAGCCTGTTCATATAATGACACCTGTGAGCTCCTTGCGAGGGACTAGAGAG TGCACTGTTGACAGTGGATTCTCTGAGTTCTCCAGACAAGTCATTCCTCTCAAAACACTGAATGCTGTGGCCTCTGTGCCTGTCATGTACTCTTGGTCTCCACTCCAGCAAAACTTCATG GTTGAAGATGAGACTGTATTGCACAACATCCCTTACATGGGTGATGAAATCCTTGATCAAGACGGCACCTTCATTGAAGAACTTATTAAAAATTATGATGGAAAAGTTCATGGAGATAGAG AGTGTGGTTTCATAAATGATGAGATCTTTGTGGAGCTAGTGAATGCACTCAATCAGTACAGTGATAATGAGGAagatgatgaagaggaggatCAGCATGATTGCAAGTTTGAGAAGATGGACCTCTGTGATGGAAAAGATGATGTTGAAGACTCTCACAAAGACCAGCTTAATTCAGAAA GTCACAACAATGACAGATCAAAGAAGTTTCCATCTGATAAAATCTTTGAAGCCATTTCTTCCATGTTCCCTGATAAAGGTTCAACTGAAGAACTCAAAGAAAA ATATAAAGAACTCACTGAGCAGCAGCTTCCAGGGGCTCTTCCTCCTGAATGCACCCCCAACATTGATGGACCAAATGCTAAATCAGTGCAAAGAGAGCAGAGTCTTCACTCCTTCCATACACTCTTCTGCAGGCGTTGCTTCAAATATGACTGTTTCCTTCACC CTTTCCATGCAACTCCAAACACATACAAGCGTAAGAATATGGAGAATCTGGTGGACAGCAAACCATGTGGAATTTATTGCTACATGTATATGGTTCAG GATGGCATGGTTAGGGAATACCCAGCAGGTGTGGTTGCTGAGCGTCCCAAGACCCCTTCTAAACGCACAGTTGGCCGACGCAGAGGAAGACTCCCGAACAGCAACAGCAACAGTAGACCCAGCACCCCAACAGTTAACAGTGAGACTAAAGACACAGACAGTGATCGAGAGGGAGGGGCAGATGGAACCGACTGTAATGATAAAGATGATGATGACAAAAAGGATGAGACCACCAGCTCCTCAG agGCGAACTCCCGCTGTCAGACTCCAGTGAAGCTGAAGTTGAGCTCCGAGCCTCCTGAGAATGTGGACTGGAGCGGCGCTGAGGCCTCTCTCTTCAGAGTGCTTATCGGCACTTACTATGACAACTTCTGCGCTATCGCCAGACTCATCGGCACAAAGACCTGCAGACAG GTTTATGAATTCAGGGTAAAAGAATCTAGCATCATTGCACGTGCACCTGCTGTTGATGAAAACACTCCTCaaaggaagaagaagaggaaacacag GTTGTGGGCTACTCATTGTCGGAAAATTCAACTAAAGAAAG ATGGCTCCTCCAATCATGTGTACAATTACCAGCCTTGTGACCACCCGCGCCAGCCATGTGACAGTTCTTGCCCTTGTGTCACTGCCCAAAACTTCTGTGAGAAGTTCTGCCAGTGTAGCTCGGAAT GTCAGAACCGGTTTCCAGGCTGCCGCTGTAAGGCTCAGTGTAACACCAAGCAGTGTCCCTGTTACCTGGCTGTACGAGAGTGTGACCCTGACCTGTGCCTCACCTGTGGGGCGGCTGAACACTGGGACAGTAAAAACGTCTCCTGCAAGAACTGTAGTATTCAGAGAGGAGCAAAGAAG cactTGCTACTGGCTCCGTCTGATGTGGCCGGATGGGGAATTTTCATCAAAGAGCCTGTTCAGAAAAATGAGTTCATCTCCGAGTACTGTGGGGAG ATTATCTCCCAGGATGAGGCCGACCGCAGAGGCAAAGTGTATGACAAATACATGTGCAGCTTCCTGTTCAATCTTAACAATG ATTTTGTTGTTGATGCAACTAGGAAAGGAAACAAGATCAGGTTTGCCAACCACTCTGTGAACCCCAACTGCTATGCAAAGG TGATGATGGTTAATGGAGATCACAGGATTGGCATATTTGCTAAGAGAGCCATACAGACTGGAGAGGAACTATTCTTTGACTAcag ATACAGTCAAGCTGACGCTCTGAAATATGTAGGTATTGAACGTGAAATGGAAATTCCATAA
- the cul1b gene encoding cullin-1b, with the protein MSSNRGQNTHGLKQIGLDQIWDDLRSGIQQVYTRQSMAKARYMELYTHVYNYCTSVHQSNQARGAGIPPSKPSKKTATPGGAQFVGLELYKRLKEFLRSYLTNLLKDGEDLMDESVLKFYTQQWEDYRFSSKVLNGICAYLNRHWVRRECDEGRKGIYEIYSLALVTWRECLFRPLNKQVTNAVLKLIEKERNGETINTRLISGVVQSYVELGLNEDDAFVKGPTLSVYKEYFESQFLADTERFYTRESTEFLQQNPVTEYMKKAEARLLEEQRRVQVYLHESTQDELARKCEQVLIEKHLEIFHTEFQNLLDADKNEDLGRMYNLASRITDGLGELKKLLESHIHNQGLAAIEKCGDSALNDPKMYVQTILDVHKKYNALVMSAFNNDAGFVAALDKACGRFINNNAVTRMAQSSSKSPELLARYCDSLLKKSSRNPEEAELEDTLNQVMVVFKYIEDKDVFQKFYAKMLAKRLVHQNSASDDAEASMISKLKQACGFEYTSKLQRMFQDIGVSKDLNEQFKKHLSNSEPLDLDFSIQVLSSGSWPFQQSCTFALPSELERSYQRFTAFYGSRHSGRKLTWLYHLSKGELVTNCFKNRYTLQASTFQMAILLQFNTEISYTIQQLADSTQIKIDILVQVLQILLKSKLLVLEDENANIDEMDFKPDTLIKLFLGYKNKKLRVNINVPMKTEQKQEQEMTHKNIEEDRKLLIQAAIVRIMKMRKILKHQQLLAEVLNQLSSRFKPRVPVIKKCIDILIEKEYLERVDGEKDTYSYLA; encoded by the exons ATGTCATCCAACAGGGGCCAGAACACCCACGGGCTCAAACAGATTGGGCTGGACCAGATCTGGGATGACCTGAGATCAGGAATACAGCAGGTCTATACACGCCAGAGCATGGCTAAGGCACGCTACATGGAACTCTATAC ACATGTGTATAACTACTGTACCAGCGTGCACCAGTCCAACCAGGCCAGGGGTGCTGGCATCCCCCCCTCCAAACCCTCCAAGAAAACGGCCACACCTGGCGGGGCACAATTTGTGGGACTAGAACTCTACAAAAGACTGAAAGAGTTTCTGAGGAGCTACCTGACAAACCTTCTCAAG GATGGAGAGGACCTGATGGATGAGAGCGTTCTGAAGTTCTACACGCAGCAGTGGGAGGACTATCGCTTCTCCAGTAAAGTGCTAAATGGGATCTGTGCTTACCTCAACAGACACTGGGTGCGCCGAGAGTGTGATGAGGGACGGAAAGGAATTTATGAAATCTATTCG CTTGCTTTGGTCACTTGGAGAGAGTGCTTATTTAGACCTCTAAACAAGCAG GTGACAAATGCTGTGTTAAAACTCATTGAGAAGGAGAGAAATGGCGAGACTATTAACACCAGACTCATCAGTGGAGTGGTGCAGTCCTACG TTGAGCTGGGCTTGAATGAGGATGATGCGTTTGTGAAGGGGCCGACATTATCAGTTTACAAGGAGTACTTTGAGTCACAGTTTTTGGCTGACACAGAGCGCTTCTATACACGGGAAAGCACAGAGTTCCTCCAGCAGAACCCTGTTACTGAATACATGAAAAAG GCAGAGGCACGGTTGCTGGAGGAGCAGCGGAGGGTGCAGGTGTATCTCCACGAGAGCACACAAGACGAGCTGGCTCGCAAGTGTGAGCAGGTCCTCATCGAGAAACACCTGGAGATCTTCCACACAGAGTTCCAGAACCTTCTAGATGCTGATAagaatgaag ATCTCGGTCGGATGTACAACCTTGCTTCCCGGATCACGGATGGTTTGGGTGAGCTCAAGAAACTCTTGGAGTCCCACATTCATAATCAAGGGCTGGCTGCCATTGAGAAGTGTGGAGATTCAGCGCTCAAT GATCCCAAAATGTATGTGCAAACAATCTTGGATGTTCACAAGAAATACAATGCTCTCGTAATGTCTGCGTTCAATAATGATGCTGGGTTTGTGGCAGCACTCGATAAG GCCTGTGGGAGattcattaataataatgcaGTAACGAGGATGGCGCAGTCCTCCAGCAAATCTCCTGAGCTTCTGGCCAGATACTGCGACTCCTTACTGAAGAAGAG TTCAAGGAATCCAGAGGAGGCTGAGCTCGAAGATACTCTCAACCAAGTG ATGGTGGTTTTCAAGTATATTGAGGATAAAGACGTGTTCCAGAAGTTCTATGCCAAGATGCTGGCCAAAAGACTGGTGCACCAGAACAGTGCCAGCGACGACGCCGAGGCCAGCATGATCTCCAAACTGAAG CAAGCATGTGGTTTCGAGTACACCTCCAAACTACAGCGCATGTTCCAGGACATCGGTGTCAGCAAAGACTTGAATGAGCAATTCAAAAAGCACCTTTCTAACTCTGAGCCTTTGGACT TGGATTTCAGTATCCAGGTTCTGAGCTCTGGCTCGTGGCCGTTTCAACAGTCTTGCACGTTCGCTTTACCATCTGAG TTGGAGCGGAGTTACCAAAGATTTACAGCTTTTTATGGAAGTAGACACAGCGGGCGGAAGTTGACATGGCTTTACCACCTATCCAAAGGGGAGCTGGTCACCAACTGCTTCAAGAACAGATACACTCTGCAG GCCTCCACCTTCCAGATGGCCATCCTGCTCCAGTTCAACACAGAGATCAGCTACACCATCCAGCAGCTGGCCGACAGCACACAGATCAAAATA gatatttTGGTTCAGGTCTTGCAAATCCTGTTGAAATCAAAGTTGCTG GTCTTGGAGGATGAGAATGCAAATATTGATGAAATGGATTTCAAGCCTGATACATTAATCAAACTTTTCCTGGGGTATAAGAA TAAGAAGTTACGGGTGAATATCAATGTGCCAATGAAGACAGAGCAGAAACAAGAGCAGGAGATGACACACAAGAACATCGAGGAAGACAGGAAGCTCCTCATACAg GCAGCTATCGTGAGAATCATGAAGATGAGGAAAATTTTAAAGCACCAGCAGCTTTTGGCAGAAGTACTGAACCAACTTTCTTCTCGATTCAAACCTCGTGTTCCTGTCATCAAG AAATGCATTGACATTTTGATAGAGAAGGAATACCTGGAACGTGTGGATGGGGAAAAAGACACTTACAGTTACTTGGCATAA